The sequence below is a genomic window from Mercenaria mercenaria strain notata chromosome 14, MADL_Memer_1, whole genome shotgun sequence.
AGATGCTAAACTtaagtattgtttttatttttatgaaatgccATTTAACGGATGTTTGTAATTTACGgaacttttattattttgaaaatttccaaGTACACCTCGCTTTTGGCAACTCGTAAATTACGGAAACTAATTTCTTTTGAAGCACTTTTAAAATACGAGTTATGGTATTATGAAATTTTTACCGAtattccattcgtaaatttacgaacttgtcttaattaataatatcttagcgctaaaacttaagtatgtttttgtttcttatgaaatgccattaaacggttgttcgtaaatttacgaactttattatatttgaaaatttccaaataacatttttattatgtattatatgtattatatatatatgaaataaatgtatcatgacatgtcattttatgtgttgatttttacttccgttgaaaaatttacgaagaaagtATGTTGTAAATTGGAAAAAAGCACGTAAATTTTTAGGTGATGAGGTTAAATGTGTGAAGTAAAgcgtgttgattttttcttcgcTAAAAAAATTACGAAGAAAGACAaacagaatttggaaaaaaagcgcgctttttttaaggttttggctgaaaaagaggaatctcgatataaaatcctcttttaaaatacaaccagttatattaaatttcaaaaaaaaaggtttaaaagaaGAATTAACAGAAACAGAATTATGCCGCAGATTTTTACGAAATTATTTCGTCTTTTTTTGCGAGTTTCCGTCACATCTAACAGAATTGTTTTTCATCGAAATATTTATTGTGTGGTCTTAATAAATAGTACATGTTTGGAATGATTCATTCGATTGGGTTAATCTTTCAATAATGGCTGTGATTAGTCGTTCTGAAATTACATTACTATGCTGATAATTATATTTATAGCTCCGGatgaaaaaggaaatttaatttaTAATCAGAATTTCGACAAGCCCTAGCGATAATAGGTATGCAGCAATCCGTTAAATTGTtcaatatcattttgaaattcattttatgtACCGAGATTAGATTCGAATCGTCTCTTCCAGTCTActcattttgcaatatatatatagattttaaCATTTCATCCAACTCTAAAACAGATAAAAAGTACCGATTGTATGTCAACATTTGTAATATGTTGTTTATTTGCATAAATCTCGTCACTATATCCAAagtttttacacaattttaaagGGTTACTGAAGTGACGAATTTACATGCATACTTTGCTATCATTTATTGCCATTTGTATTATGACCAAAACTATAACAATGTGTTAAACTGATGAAAAGTAAATATAACTGCTACATTGTTACACATTTATTGATGCCTTTTCTACTGTCATTCGGGATATATTCATCATTAAGGTCGTAAATCATTGCAAACACATATCTTTACATTGTACAAACTTACATTATTTACCAGATTAGTGGGCCCAGCGTAATGCATGATgttcatgaggaagaattgacctcatgaccgatatggcagaaaatcgatatcaggggagacaacagctatatggtattggtaatTAACGGGTGACCGGCATTGCGATGTTAAATGTTAAAGCTGATGCTGTCTGTACTATTAGGTAAacttgttctgtacaatacggatatatatttggacgagtaacCAGGTGAGAAAatcatattggacgagccgctattTTCTATAGTTTCACTTCATGGTATGTCAaatttttgttagtttttgttttgttctgttctgttctttttgGTGCATATTTAAACAATCTGCTGCGCATATTTTCACAACTATTTGTAGTGTATAACTCTGGAGAGCGCTTCATCTGATTTAAATCGCAGTATTTTTCAATACCTGACATTACTTGTTCAGGAGTCTGACTCCTTTCGATTAATAGATGCGCTGAAAAATAAGAACATTGTTCCACTTCCTGATATACcatgattatattaaaatatcgttatatgtaaaaaaaaaaagaaatgaaaaacaccGTGGCAAAAACTCGAAATAAATGATAGTCAGTTATATAGCTCAGCTCTTCGTTATTGCTAGTCTGGCAGCAAGCAGGGAAACCCATAAGAACATTGGTAGAAGAGCGAGGTTCATTCGTATCGGTGGAAATGAGGACTGTTTTCATACGGTGCCTTTTATATTTCGGACAGTTTAACTAGCCGGATACTGTTCGCCTGTAAGACACTATAATCGGATAGATAACAAGTTCAAATACTGTATTATCATGGCTACAGGTCTAGATGAAGATGCTGAGAGATATAATGAATTAGAATCGTCCTTAATGGACTTGAAGGTAAAAAAATCGAGAGCCAAAGCAGTGTTCACTTGAGCAAGAAACCAGCTACATAGTTTCCTCGAAGATGAGGACTCGGAAAAAGAATTGTTGAAAGAAGCATTAGATAAGCTTGAATCGGCCATGGACAAAGCTACTGAAGTCATTACAGCAGTCTACTGTAGCCGAGttctataaatataacaaaagaacaGCAGAAATGGTAAAAATTCTCGAGGAAATAGAAACTATACAATCACAGTATGAAGAAACCATGACATTGTATCATAGTTTTGGAACAACATCAGACAGGTCCGTCGTAGAAAGTCCTACAAAATCAGTTAAAGATGTTAGTGCTGATATGTACAAACAGTTGAAACGTGTTTTCATTCCAGTTTTTACAGGTCAGAAAAAAACAGTATAGGTTTTGGAAAACTGCATTTGATACTTGTATTGATAGTACGAACGCAACGCCTGAATATAAATTTCTACAGTTAAGGCAGTATCTCGGTGGTGAGGCCTTAAAGGCAATAGAGGGTTTGGGTCATTCTGAGTTGGCAAACGAAGCAGCAAAGGAAAGATTGGACAGAAAATCTGGAGGCAAACGTAGAAATGTTAATCGATTTTTGGAAGAGCTAGATAGGTTTCCTACACTGAAGTATGAAAATGCTAGGATGATTGAAAAGTATGCAGATTATATGCAGTTAGACATTGCTGTAATTAATATGAAAGATAACGATAAGAAAGATTTAGAAAGGGAATTTATGTACTTCCAGTTACTGAAGAAGATGCCAGAATCCATGATCTCCAAATATGAACGTTGGGTGTTTGAAAACCACAATTCAGAATCAGTAGACACTTTAAAAGAGTGGGTTCTACAAGAGTCAGAATTCAATAGTATACCTTTTGAAACAAAACATGGCTTAGATTATAAAGGAAACTATGAACAAGAGAAAAGGAGAGATCGTTCACATACTCATTTTTCAATGAACAgtgaaaagaaaaaggaaaggttatgtaaattatgtagtaaaaagtctccctgtggAAGAAAGATGGAACAAAGCCAAGTTATTGAGATTATGTTTTCGTTGTTTGGGTGACAACCATGCTGGAAGAGAATGTAGAAGGACAAAAGTGTGTGGAATCAATGGTTGTGGAAAAGTGCATCATGGGTTATTACACAAGTTTGAATTTAATCCCACTGTCCAGGAATTCAAACCTGAAAGAACAGAACAAAAGCAGTCCTTTACCAGTGTAGAAAAGAAAGCTAATTACATTGCACTGCGTAAAGTACCTGTTATTCTGGAAGCCAATGGAAAGAAATTGGAAGTCAATGCTCTTCTAGATGACGGCAGTACACAAAGTTACATAAATTCAAGTGTTAAAGCTGAATTAGAGTTACCAGTAGATGGAAATTTATATAGTATGACTGTGAACACATCAAATGGTAAGCAGGAAAATTTACAAACAGTGCCAGTAATGGTTGGATTGGAAAGTTTGAATGGATACGTAAAAACACAGATCACGGCAATTTGATTGACAATGTCACTGGTAATTTACAAACTTTAGAACTGAATGAACTAGCAAGTAAGTGGGAACATCTTAAAGGCATTAAATTCCCATACCTAAACAAGAAAAAGGTGGAGATGCTCATTGGTCTTGATTATAGTGATTTGCACCAGTCATTACATGAAGTAAAAGGTAGTGAAGGTGAACCGATAGCTCGCTTAACACCTCTCGGATGGACATGTGTAGGAAAACTTCATAAGGAATCAAACTCCAGTAAAAGTTATCATAGTACATTCTTCCAAAAAGGCGATTCAGTTTTGAATGATACTCTCAGTCGCTTTTGGGCAATTGAATCAGTGGAAATCGGTGAAAACCAGATGTCAACAGATAATTTGAAAGTTATTCAAAGCTCAGAACAGGCTATAAAATATAATGGTAATAGGTACGAAGTTAGTTTACCATGGAAGGTTCAAGCAACAGAAATGCCAGATAACTTTGACATGGCTTATCAACGTTTAGGGAATACAGAAAAGCGATTGaagaaaaatgtgaacatttatgAAACATATAGGAATACAATAGAACGGTACGTGATTTGGGATATGTGTCCAAAGTAGATAAAAATGATGAATAACGTTGGTATCTTCCGCATTTCCCAGTACTACGACtagaaaaagcaacaacaaaagtGCGAATCGTATTCGATGCGTCTGCCAGATGCAATGGACTGTCGTTAAATGATGTTGTGAGTCCAGGACCAAAGTTTCAAAGAGATTTGTTCGATGTACTGTTGAGATTCCGTCAAAAACCAATTGCAATCATGTGCGACATCCAAGAAATGTATCTTCAAGTTAGTATTAAGCTATCAGATAGGCCGTTTCACAGTTTCCTTTGGAGATCGTCATTTGAAAATGAACCAGAAGTCTACCAATTCAATCGTTTGGTATTTGGCGTAAACGCGTCACCGTTCTTAGCACAGTGTGTTTCGCAGTATAATGCTCAGTGCTTCACTAATGAATTTCCCTTGGCTGCAGAAACAGTATTAAAATCCACGTACATGGATGATAGTATGGATTCGGTATCGAATGAAGAAGAAGGAATTGAGTTATATCGTGAACTATCTGGACTTTGGCAAAAAGCCAGCATGTATGCAAGGAAATGGTTATCAAATTCTCAAACTGTTCTTGAACAAATTCCAAAGCGAGATAGAGCATATGAAATAGATTTAAGTAAAAGTGAGTTACCATCAGTGAAAACCATTGGTGTTCTATGGAAGGCCGCTACTGACATATTTGCCTTTTGTTATAATGCACCAGATTCAACAGTAAACTTCACAAAGAGAAGTCTTCTTAGTAAAATCGCCACAGTTTATGATCCTTTAGGATTTCTCACGCCCTATACTGTTCGTGCAAAGATTTTGATGCAAGAAACCTGGTTGAATGGAACAGATTGGAATGAAAATTTATCTATAGTGTTGAATACTGCAGCAAATGAATGGTTTCAAGAAATGAAAGAACTAAAAAAAGTAACAATTCCAAGATGTATTTATTATAGTGACAAAGTCGATGAAATACATGTTTTCGTTGACGCTTCAGAAAAAGCATATGGGACTGTTGCATACAATAGATCGATAATTGAAGGAAATCCTATGTTGAGATTTATTTCAGCAAAAAGTAAAGTTACTACGCTTACAACAATCAGTATTCCTAGATTAGAATTAATGGCCGCGTGTCTTGGACTGAACTTAGCGCAGAACATATGCAAAAGTTTGGAAACAAATGTGAATTTGGTTACTTTCTGGCCAGATAGTACAAATGTTCTTTGGTGGATTCGAGGACAAAGCAGACGATATAAACCATTTGTAGCCAACAGAGTAGGGATGATTCATAGTGTTACAGCACCTGAACAATGGTTTTACGTTCCCACAGCTGAAAACCCGGCAGATTTAGCATCTAGAGGTTTATCAATAACAGAACTGAGTGAAAGTAAATTGTGGTGGACAGGACCTAAATTTTTGATGTTACAGAAAGAACACTGGCCTAAGAAAGACTTTGTACAAAGTGATGAAGCAAAAACTGAATTGAAACGAAAGTCTATGAGCAGTGACTgtgaattttatcaattttttacaGAAGATAGAGCAAATGCTGTTCTGGAAGAAGATAGACTTGATCCTATACGTTATTCCAGTTGGAGTCGGTTTGTACATGTATTCACATGGGTCAATAGATTTATAGATAACTGTCAACTTACAGAACAAGAAAGAAGAAAATCGGGTCTTCTTGTCGAAGAAATTAAGTCGTCAAAAATGCAGATTATTAAAAAGGCTCAAATGGAAAGTTTTAAAGAAGATTATCAAAGTCTCTTGAAGGGGAGAGAACTCTCATCATCAAGCAAAATATTAGCTCTGAATCCAAAGTTAGATGAGGAAGGTGTAATGCGA
It includes:
- the LOC123543028 gene encoding uncharacterized protein LOC123543028; this translates as MCDIQEMYLQVSIKLSDRPFHSFLWRSSFENEPEVYQFNRLVFGVNASPFLAQCVSQYNAQCFTNEFPLAAETVLKSTYMDDSMDSVSNEEEGIELYRELSGLWQKASMYARKWLSNSQTVLEQIPKRDRAYEIDLSKSELPSVKTIGVLWKAATDIFAFCYNAPDSTVNFTKRSLLSKIATVYDPLGFLTPYTVRAKILMQETWLNGTDWNENLSIVLNTAANEWFQEMKELKKVTIPRCIYYSDKVDEIHVFVDASEKAYGTVAYNRSIIEGNPMLRFISAKSKVTTLTTISIPRLELMAACLGLNLAQNICKSLETNVNLVTFWPDSTNVLWWIRGQSRRYKPFVANRVGMIHSVTAPEQWFYVPTAENPADLASRGLSITELSESKLWWTGPKFLMLQKEHWPKKDFVQSDEAKTELKRKSMSSDCEFYQFFTEDRANAVLEEDRLDPIRYSSWSRFVHVFTWVNRFIDNCQLTEQERRKSGLLVEEIKSSKMQIIKKAQMESFKEDYQSLLKGRELSSSSKILALNPKLDEEGVMRSDSRLKFHEYLPYDVRFPIILPRQNWITKLIIKHFHEQNKHCGTNQTLSAKYWIISAREEIRKVENDCYKCRRQKAKAAQQIMGPLPEFRLGKSMQAFSETAADFAGPFLTKQGRGKSKTETILMCFHVHGMQSSSSRNSLQLNHRLIYEYVL